A region of the Cydia fagiglandana chromosome 20, ilCydFagi1.1, whole genome shotgun sequence genome:
taatcctaagacttccttacacaaaactttcatcaacctaacaacggagcccgcttgcttgtacataaatgaagccgatgaggtgggtagatacaaatgttcaaaacaaactatccaacttattaagtaagccatagtcttagtagtaatatttaggatcacggttagatgtctaatttcaacaatctcttactatttaggtaccgtttggaaccttcctcgacttcaacaaaacatacctacatgtggcctgtgcccgctgcatcgtactgtaacagaatgatgtaatacgtggctataacaggatcatgtccggctcaaaatcatgctttgtatgaaatattatcagtcaacacccactaaaccattccgtcccctgccaacaccataccgtgacgtgactggaccgagccgaccaataatattttgaaggagtcgttacgctcatgtcatagtctgcgtaggtagcataggtacggttatcatatggtctaccatattgaaactcctctagatcatacccgtgttctagatgtttcacttcatgtttgacagggcctgatacgatcatgctatgatacgttgctgtcaacattaggtatgaagtgggccttggggagctaattaataatggcttctaggagttctaagtacttacctacctactttatttttgtttcttttcaggtaaaaatacaggagaaaaaaaacaatatttaaattaatagtatattgctttgccttatatatttcttattattaaacctaatatatattaacatctagaaccactatagagaaattgtaagaatcttatttattacccttgaaaagtattttctcacttcctttttcttcgacatgcggcgtaggacaattaaatatcaccctggaaagaaaattggtttgtaaacaagacaataaaatatggtcatgacttcatcgaggactataaaataagcttttcatatcaatttgtcaaatcataaacagttaggtacacattacacacacatgccatccattattggcacaagaaaaactatatgaaacttatttgagagttactgtggcagcttagataggtactccataaccattagggttattattaatagttcacttccttggtggtgttcttaaagctaaagcgcttctcacatcttagttaatttagaaaaggggacagctccgcgtttgaaacctacaagcttgcctagtgtgtttcttttcctgaatctccacttcgggtcccgttggcacgttcttgttaataatattttcctttgggtgctgggatatcaattgtgtctaggataatgctgaacttattctgaaaaaaaaaaacactatttacaacaggaatatgagaacaaaaccaataatagcaattcaattattatagttacttacaaaaatattttatttaaaaggtttattaaacagaaatttttaaacaatatatattttaaggaatattaagtatataaggctctattacttacattttttcatattttttcccgtaattaaatgttgacaaaatttgaaagttccttgactttgacaggaaaaacttaaccatcgacaaaaaactagattttttaccaccaaagaacgaatgatttagcgcatccctggtttccgattcagtgttgccacttgcaaatatcgatttgtttagactttgatttcgccgggtaacactgacgagtcgcgccgcgactttgagttttctacgcggctgttgcagtcgcgggtacaagttatgctacggaaatcgacagatttgacagccgcgggaatggcgactcgagtcgcggtctaagtcgcggatgcaagatgtgctagaggtgctgtaATGATagatttaagttttaattactaaatagaataaaaataaaaaataaaaataaatggtcAGGCTTTCACCACTCATAGATAAATTTTACTTGAGTGTTCAAGTtatttagggctccgtacccgaagggtaaaaacggtagctataacaacaaatacgaaaaacagaataaattaatatttaagtgaggctcccatacaactaaAGTGATTTTTTTCCCGTTTTTTGCGCAATAGTACCCTTCGTGCGCgcgtgtccgactcgcacttggccggtttttaaataAGAgagtaacttcgattgtatggcgggCGCTAGGTTTATGTGACTAAgtttttacccccttattcataaacgtctactaaagttgacgagccgataataatcgtttgtccctttccgacgtatcggtgtgatggaaagggacaaacgattatcggcttgtcaactttagtagacttttatgaataagggggttagatgCATTCTCATTTATTTTAACTGCACAACATTACCTTGAAACACGCATTATTTATTTGGTTCCCAATTCATGTAGAAATTAAAACGAAATTACATTTAGGCAGTGTAAAGCTTCCGTGTTCGTCTTTGGTAAATATTCCAATTTCAGCCAATATGTGTGTTCCAAGCACGGACAAaatatcctccagactgagcatagtcgcgctaccccctctgccacgcatacggtaattttattccatgttcgagtcgaaagtgtctttgtgtggcgtccgtgtctttgaacggaccaatcacggcacgggacttcgctcacctcgccccgcgcacccccgcatttttggcatcatcggttgcatgaaataattgctctaaagtcggtctagaggattcctggTCTATGGTTCCAAGTGCTTATTTACTATACtagtaaatgtgacgttccacgggtaaaggtaccgaATGGCAgttggtgcttacgctattattgctACGCGACGTActaatgtagtgcataattgttttccatcgtattttctcggaaacgttcgtgtttgtcatgctacttcagtaaaCCTCAGtaatttttgtaccgagactgactgaaatagcaagacacaacCATACGtgtccgtgaaaatacgatagaaaataattgtaacgtcccacgggtaaaggtaccttatggcggttggcgcttaggctattattaacgccgctccaatattattgcggcgctatgccacgtaagcgccagccgccataaggtaccttttttcgtagAATGtcacaattatgcactacatgtaAGCGCCAACCGGCGTAAGGTAAATTTacccgtggaatgtcacatatttaGTGTTAAGTCAGAAATTGTAAAAtactaatataaattaattataaatacccAAAACCCCCCACCTTAATACCTATTAACGTTCATTAAGTACCTATCGTAACGAAAAATATTGTAAAGTTCATAAATGTATTACACAAATACAATAAACACTgtagttaaaaatattttaaaattcaatACCGTAAAATCGGGTAACTATAGTCCTTAACtacaactatggtccagtttttaacgttgattcttaaccttttgtatgccaatgaccgatatatccgcaccgcaggttcaacaccaaaactgattaatcggtcatggaccacagagcaacatagaccatAGACcttacgtgcatatgcataaggACCAaattcagttttgacacttccgTGACGTGGTGTCCGCGTGACACACGTGACGTGATTAAACAATCTTTGGCGTtagacctgcggtgcggatatatcggtcattggcgtccaaaaggttaattttgGAGCTTTGATACATTCATGCTCTTTCTATGTTATATACTCCAcgtaatttgaaaaatactcaTAAACATTTTACTGTAACTTGAATTCGGACCAAAGTTGTAAGTTGTGTTATCTGATTTTACGGTACCATTTATGAAAACACTTAGGGATATAATCATATAAAATATGGGAATTTATATAAAACAGTCGTTATTAAAGATGATCAAATTTTGTATatctaattttataaatatatatttgaagGATAGTATAAAGTATCACGTTAATAATAACTACATTGCTAAATTTAACGCTGccaaactttaaaaaaacatttattcataaataaaagAATAACATTGAGCGAATAAAAGTCAATGCTTGATAATATTAATATCGTATTGTGATAAacacattgttaataaatttgTGACTTTTCAATCTagacaaatacaaataaattgtggatcataattaaatattatgtctTGTTTTTTTATCCATTGATATACAATTTTGAGGCTAAGCCCGATAACTCCCCCAAGTAgtgttgccatacgtccggactTGTCCGgtcatgtccggatttttaacCCTTtctccggattgcggccggacttggcatgtgtccggatttttaggaatgaccttattaaaataaaatgcgcgcccggggaggctacgggatcgggcgaagggaaagggaaaagtagatccacgaATTCCTCGATACAGTACACGGTGTACTgtacaccgcagagagcagcgcgccgccggggcgtcgttcaagctacgccaaatccctgctacaagaaatgtccggatttttagggtgatgtccggatttttatcaggacatttaattcttccatatggcaaccctaccccCGAGTAACTCTACTGTACCGAATCAGTAGGCCTAGCCAAGCTGACAAGTGTCTGTGtgtgtgatgtgtgtgtgtgtgtgtgtgttaccAACCAGGCGTGGTGTTGGCGAGGCGGCGCATGCGGCGCGTGTTGCGGTCCTGGTCGCGGATCTTCTTCTCCATCTCTGCGTCCGTGAGGGTCTCCAGGAACGGGGCCCAGGCCTCCGCCTCCGAGGGCTGGCGGTACGGCGTCTGTGAACATATTACACGTTCAAATCCATTGCTATGGAAATCCTGACAGGATTTGGGCCTGAGATAGTGTCGGTACAAGtagcttagggtggtattccagctgtccaatttctttgtccaatgtcagtgcgtctcactctctcattaaagcaaaatgtgagacgtaaTACACATTGACCACCCTTGCATATGCCAATAATGTGCGTACGCCATGtatagttaaataaaatgtCAGTTATGGTCATCTGAAAAACTCGATGGTATGCTTTTTTTTGAGAGTTGgtgaaattgtttttatttttaactacaAGACATTGTTTATTGCTACACGGACTGTGTTCGTCGTTTTATTACTGTAAATGTtgtattgtattaaaaaaaatcttgagtctgATAATCTTTTTCGGCAATTTCTGGTAATATTGCGTAGTCCAAGTTCTGCACATAATTTTGTTGTGAACACATTTAGGTTCTCTTTTCAGTATGAAAGCTCCTTAACCCTTCGTATGTCTAAGCACTGATAAGCGAACGAATTTAAACCTATTGTATTAAACAAAGGATTTTAATTCGagcgcactgatcagtgcttagacagACGATCGGTTAAGAGACTAAGGTAGGATAGGTTAAGGTGCAGCCTCGATTACCTCAACAACAGGGAGAGGTGCCTCGCTGAAGGCGAAGGTCCGCTGATGCCAGCCAAGCTGACCGCGGACCGAGTAAGCGATGCCTGTCACAAACTCCCCGCCCAGGCCTAGTTCAGCGCAGAGCTTGGTCGCAAATGCTTCCGGGTTGTTCTCCTTCTCTGACATGTCCCACTCCACCTGGCAACACAGAATAATTATAATACCCcccttatttttttattttttttatttatatgggCTCACAAACAGGTTACAGTCATTGCGTTTAGAGGCGTACAGCGTTCTGAACTGGGCTCTAACCCTAAATATGTGTGAACATTAAGAACAGAATTTACATGCGATAAATTTATTCATGAAACTTTGCAACTTCTTACAAACCTGTTATCTCTTTAAAACAAACAGAAATTTTATGAAGATTTGCTAAAATTAACAAACATTTACTAATAACGCCATAAGTATATGAATTTTAAGTCATAATCTGAAGTTGTTGCGGACCAAATTGAAGTCCCTTGATTAACTCCTCATTTAACTCAGTCAGTTTAACTAACTCATTAGCTGGGTCCACACAGCGAGCATACGCGTGAGGCAATTTCCCCgcgcacaaaacggccagtgtagACGTGCCGCGGCCGACTCTGTGTGGCTATTGGTGGCTCGCTCGAGAACGCATCTGCTGTCAGATGGACGTGTGGTCACTAACCTGATCAACAAGCGAAGTGTTCCCAACGTGTATGTTCAGCTTAATTACAACCCGCTGGTCGCTCTGCTCCTCCAATATGGCTGGGGGCTCGCTCGGGAACGCGTCGATCTGCTGTCGGATTGACGACGCGACGGCGGGCACGAATGTGCTCGGGTTCAGTTCGAGATCGTCGCAGAGGACTTCCGCGAATTGCTCTGGGGTTATGATTGATTCTAGAATAGGAGGTTTTCGTTATTTATACACACTATTTAcgtgcatttttttttcatgagtTTTTTTGCAACTTCCACCACATTAACTTTAcacaaacttggcagtaagaatgcataCATGTCCTTGTAAACTCCATATTTAATATAACACTTGGCATCAAAGATTAGCATGGTGCAACTCCGTTATCAAAAACCATTGAATGTAATTAGTGCtaccctcggagtaattaacaatggagccgccattaacaggcgttcccctctgtcgaaaataggcggccaatggtcaacctcatgtcaaccatatgtatggactgacgtttatctgacatgacgtacctatacatttgatgtgcccctcccccgcaaaaaacggcagactattttgtaccgaaaattttagacatggcgtctccgttggttatatcctccaaggtgCTACCAGATCTTAAATAGACTAATATGAATGGTTGTAAGTATGTGCAAATTATGCGGTGGAGACCTTAAAGCGATGGCAATGTACTCTAcaaattaaatgaaatgaatCCTTAACCTTTTAACGGCCGTAGTCTGATATATAACACATGCAAtatccagtggcggatttgccctaaggccaagtagccccgggcctagggcggcaagatattaagggcggcaaattgtgacaacaGTACCTGGGGCCTAGAGCGGcacactgcaaatccgccactggcaatatccagctcatttcgccacagtctaaTAAGGTAGAACTTCGGGTACTTAATACTGACAGCGACATGAGCACGCTGGAATTAAAATGTTTCATTCAGCAATACTATACGTAAGTGTTAAGACTTTGTTGTCAAGATATCCACAGGCCGCAAAGctatgaatagaatagaatagaagatGCTTTATTCAAAAACGCTTAATTTAAACTTAACTAATAACACTGACATTAATTGGTTATACAGCGTTTCTGAAATGGTCTCCACTCAGCATCATGTCAAGGAACCTTTGAGGTCCCcgacgctggtcttccgtggagACCCTTTCAAGAGAGCTATGCTATGCTCACCGTTCTTGTTCCAAGTGAAAGTGTCCCGGAGCTTCTGGCCTTCAATCTCCATGTCGAGGCGGATGGGCACGAGGATCTGCTTCTGCGAGGCGTTCTCCAACATCGCCGTCATGTCTGTGTCGTCAAAACATAGAGGGAAGGTGCGCACCTAAAGCATAAACagatacaaataaattaataattattatatgacAATTTTTTCACAGATAAACCTAGCCTCACAGTAATAGGGTTACCAgacgtcaggaattttggccgttTGGCAGGAATGCGGCCGGAATACGAAAACGTTAGTGAATCAAGAGACTTTTCTACCTAACTTATGTACCTAAAAAGGTACATTATTCAAATTaacttacatatttaaattcaaacaaaatcaaatttaaacaatatatCGAGCATACATAGATATCGCTCATGACTAGCCTCCCCCCTTCACCGATATGAGCGACAGGAAAAATATTCACAAATCCAGGACTGGCATATGCAACCACATTTGCCGGCAATTGCAACGGTAACAAGAATACATTGCTAAAATTCTTTAAATTTCTCCTGACCATTTTTGTGAGCTTAATATATGTTACCTTCTTGTTGTGAACCCTGGTCCTGCTAATCTGAGTGGCCTGAGGCACTGCATCCAAGTGTGAGGAGTTTGGCATTACAGGCATCCATGACGGATTATGTGGCTTCTTACTCTTACTCTCCCGAGGCGTCGCTAGCTCCTGACTGACTGATACTGCTTTGTATCTGCAAATAAAGAATTAACATCAGCACTTCAGCAGTAACAAGTCCATTTTTGGAAGAGGCTTCTTGCAGGGGTTCTCACAACAAACAGATATACGCTCACACTCACATTCAAGAGATTCTTTCACAGTCTCCGGCTTTACCAATTTACTTGTATTATagttgtatagttcgtttttctttagcattagaaataaggtaaaaaattttgatgagtcttttaaattgaaaaactcattaaaaataagttacggcaaatatgtaacaattatgaatcttgTACAATCatgtatattcttctgctttcataagtaatagttattgattgttaaaaagtgtttttcaattaaatacaTGTCAAcattgcttaccttctttcaagttctttctaatgcaaaaaacgaactataggtgcaAATCCTGTATTCAACTATGATCAACAAATCAATGGACATCTATTCTCTATCCACAAGAACTCCTTAAGTATTACTTACTTATCATCATTCccttctataatatcttctacTTCTGATGCTTTCAGCAGAGACACAGAACTTGATAGAACATGCTGGCCCAGCCCATTGTCTACCAGACGCTTCCTTTCTTCATTGGTCAGGGTCCTCCTGACCATGCCAGGGTACTTTTTATATAGAGACCCACGGAACAACCGCAGGTAATTGCCgacctaaaaacaaaatatgtatACCTTATTACCAAGAAGGCATTAAACCAAAGATATAAGTAATGTTTTGGTGATATGCGATTATTCACAACACAACAACTTTAtggttatattattatttgcaatataaataaacaataagaaAATAACCAAATAATCACCTCTGAGCCAACACAATAAAATTCTCCTCCTTCTTCAATCTGGAAACTTATCGGCTTATCGCCGTACGTTCGTAAAGCCATGTTGGagtttgtttaatttattcCAGCTCAGCTCAGTAAGACACTAAATAATACTAAGTCCAACAAATAAATCTAAACATATCTTAAAATCGAACACAAAATTCGATTTCTGAAGAATGCTATCTCCCGTCCCGTCCCGCCTGTCAAAATGGCGTCGTCAAACGGCTAGGGTTGTACCGTTGAACAGTAATTACCGTTTTTTTACTGCCAGTTGACATCGACATCGATCGTTTTACACAATGCCTCAAACTATCCTATGTGGGGATACCATACTGAAAAAATCCAGAAATCATTCGTTCACGTTCATTAAATGAATGATGTTGTATTAAAAGCTAAAAGCAATCAAATCAATCCCTAATCaagtaaatgaaattaaaaaaaaaacatcagtCAGTGTTACGCTGTTGTATGGGGAGGGTGTTGCAGCCGTTGTGAGAACCGATTGAAGTGTTTTCAGTTAGAACCATGTCTAACAGGACGGGAAGTTTTAAGAATCCATTCCAAAGGCCATGGATGTCGGAAAGTGGCGCAGCGGCTGCAGCTGGGGGCCCAGGATCAGTGGGAATGAAGGGAGTCGTTGCCGGCGGCATCACTGGTGGCATTGAAATTTGTATTACATTCCCAACCGAATACGTGAAAACACAACTACAATTAGACGAAAAAGGTTAGTGATAACCGGTCACGTTATTAACGGGTTCACCTTCATTCATCAATTCAATGTGATTATAACCTTCGATAACGTAATAGTAAACATTGTTGATTGACCTATTTATATCTATCCATCTGTGGATATTATGTTTCTTGTGGTATTAACGACGATTCTAGAAATAGAGATAAATGGTCATTAGTTTCAATTTACCGCCACTCCGACTAACGACGGAAATCCACATACCTAGTATATTTCTATTTGTGTTTCTATCCAATGGCAACCGCTAAAAATATTTCCATCGATCACTTTTTTCTACTCCTACGCGATAGTACTCGACTCCACATAAATGTGGACTTTGCTCTTAATATTATTTGCGTGTCAGAAAACCTACAACACAAACGACGCTCATACTCTCAAGGTTACGTCTGTCTTGTTTATTATCTAAATCCATGCATATTTAACTAGTAACTATGCCGATGCcgtaacaaaaatataaattaagtaaatCTACTTATAGAGTGGTTTTTCACAGACCTATCGCCTGTTTTCTGTGGGCAACATTCAAAAGGAAATTTTTCTTTAACAATTGTGTACTAATTAGAATCTCATTAGAAACCCTAGCCATGacaatataataattatcatGTACCTTTACGACTTCATGTTAAGGTTCAATTTGTTAAGGCAATGTTGTTTGTAGTGGGTAATGTTCCGTTTTTgtattcattattttaattaggtattttattcaTCCATTTTCTAGAACTATTCTGAGCAGTAACATTAATAGCTTTTTAAGAAAGATATCTGGCTAGTAGTTATAGTgataagtagaaaaaaaaatgttatatgtAGTTAATGTTGACCATGTAAGTTTATTACTAGGTACTCAGTGTCATTTTGGTGTGATTGCAAAATAACTGTTCCAATTATTATAAGTAGTAGAAAAATATAGTGTTTCAGGAAAATTATAATTACATGCAAATGTTATGTCAGTCTTCAGAA
Encoded here:
- the LOC134674903 gene encoding SWI/SNF-related matrix-associated actin-dependent regulator of chromatin subfamily B member 1-A isoform X1, translating into MALRTYGDKPISFQIEEGGEFYCVGSEVGNYLRLFRGSLYKKYPGMVRRTLTNEERKRLVDNGLGQHVLSSSVSLLKASEVEDIIEGNDDKYKAVSVSQELATPRESKSKKPHNPSWMPVMPNSSHLDAVPQATQISRTRVHNKKVRTFPLCFDDTDMTAMLENASQKQILVPIRLDMEIEGQKLRDTFTWNKNESIITPEQFAEVLCDDLELNPSTFVPAVASSIRQQIDAFPSEPPAILEEQSDQRVVIKLNIHVGNTSLVDQVEWDMSEKENNPEAFATKLCAELGLGGEFVTGIAYSVRGQLGWHQRTFAFSEAPLPVVETPYRQPSEAEAWAPFLETLTDAEMEKKIRDQDRNTRRMRRLANTTPDVSLGRAVNRLIRADEALFQSTPEKRRKKI
- the LOC134674903 gene encoding SWI/SNF-related matrix-associated actin-dependent regulator of chromatin subfamily B member 1-A isoform X2, giving the protein MALRTYGDKPISFQIEEGGEFYCVGSEVGNYLRLFRGSLYKKYPGMVRRTLTNEERKRLVDNGLGQHVLSSSVSLLKASEVEDIIEGNDDKYKAVSVSQELATPRESKSKKPHNPSWMPVMPNSSHLDAVPQATQISRTRVHNKKVRTFPLCFDDTDMTAMLENASQKQILVPIRLDMEIEGQKLRDTFTWNKNESIITPEQFAEVLCDDLELNPSTFVPAVASSIRQQIDAFPSEPPAILEEQSDQRVVIKLNIHVGNTSLVDQVEWDMSEKENNPEAFATKLCAELGLGGEFVTGIAYSVRGQLGWHQRTFAFSEAPLPVVETPYRQPSEAEAWAPFLETLTDAEMEKKIRDQDRNTRRMRRLANTTPGW